One genomic window of Bactrocera dorsalis isolate Fly_Bdor chromosome 4, ASM2337382v1, whole genome shotgun sequence includes the following:
- the LOC125778224 gene encoding putative uncharacterized protein DDB_G0271606, translating to MMIMQQQQQQQQENEEPAEPKVEQQQQASNLMKARRRAATEMAERLQRQQQEDFQKQQREQSQKSAAEQQQQAQPVRFCLPMLELPTIKVENVQQQHSYTMDEDDADTDEEELRNLEQRQQQQQQQQQKQSGEESTSTHMKSPIMARLMEPTTSILKTSLLAGAAATLATLTAAAEQVNRKAQSPLTPGGRVGTRALTAQQTPSADNSLTESKRLQTQQQQQPQHVQQLQQEQREQPKPAMPYKSILQTALMGERPPQSQTPPTPTTVGPKFMRASGLQAAAPPPPHVLKTAVTLASLSEIAAARQQQEEEERRLREQQQQQQQQQHLLLQQTLPLKKKKSFLQQKLTATCNMLTTAATLLQQQQQQQQQNTITILPVETSSNNNNSHTANSEANAAAANTKFVLNNTSAGVLRCVSSATATATTTATTTRSTATFVNNLRRGACVTEIACNNASSGCQAIATQTIKIPTVRTATVTTQTQTEEMHSAIAATSGAQTPLHALAASSHVITRKLSTALQQQQQAMASAASGSAATTLLSPPTQQSNVARRASPQRPTTLVTATTTNACTISAAPPTSTATATATAAPPSTAVTVVVFKTLLPDD from the coding sequence ATGATgattatgcaacaacaacaacaacaacagcaggagAATGAGGAGCCAGCAGAGCCAAAAgtagaacagcaacaacaagctaGCAATTTAATGAAGGCGCGTAGACGCGCAGCCACCGAAATGGCTGAGCGCTTGCAAAGACAGCAACAAGAGGATTTCCAAAAGCAACAACGCGAGCAAAGCCAAAAGTCAGCGgcggaacaacaacaacaagcgcaaccGGTAAGATTTTGTCTGCCGATGTTGGAGTTACCTACAATCAAAGTGGAGAATGTGCAACAGCAACATAGTTATACAATGGATGAAGACGACGCCGATACGGACGAGGAAGAGCTACGCAATTTGgagcaaaggcaacaacaacagcagcagcaacaacagaagCAAAGCGGCGAGGAGAGCACATCAACACATATGAAATCGCCAATAATGGCGCGTTTAATGGAGCCAACCACGTCGATACTAAAGACCTCATTGCTGGCAGGCGCGGCAGCAACACTAGCGACGCTGACGGCAGCCGCGGAGCAGGTAAATCGCAAAGCGCAATCACCACTAACGCCTGGCGGTAGGGTGGGCACGCGCGCGCTGACCGCACAACAAACGCCGTCGGCGGATAATAGTCTGACAGAGAGTAAAAGACTGcaaacacagcaacaacaacaaccacaacacgtACAACAACTACAGCAAGAACAACGCGAACAGCCTAAGCCCGCAATGCCTTACAAGTCCATACTGCAGACGGCGCTTATGGGTGAGCGGCCGCCACAGTCGCAAACACCGCCAACGCCGACGACAGTTGGGCCAAAATTTATGCGCGCGTCCGGTTTACAAGCAGCGGCGCCACCACCACCGCACGTCTTAAAGACCGCAGTTACACTAGCGAGCCTCAGTGAAATTGCGGCAGCGCGCCAACAGCAGGAGGAGGAAGAACGCCGCTTGCGcgaacagcagcagcagcagcaacaacagcagcatttATTGTTACAACAAACACTGccattgaagaagaagaagagttttCTGCAACAAAAGTTAACAGCCACATGCAACATGCTGACAACAGCGGCAACGttattgcagcaacaacaacaacaacagcaacagaatACAATTACTATACTGCCAGTTGaaaccagcagcaacaacaacaacagccacactGCCAACTCAGAAGCAAATGCTGCTGCAGCTAACACCAAGTTCGTATTAAATAATACAAGCGCGGGCGTATTGCGCTGCGTTTCGAGCgcgacagcaacagcaacaacaaccgccACGACCACGCGCTCCACTGCCACTTTTGTTAACAACTTGCGACGCGGCGCATGCGTCACAGAAATTGCGTGCAACAACGCTAGCAGCGGCTGCCAAGCAATTGCCACGCaaactataaaaataccaaCAGTGCGCACGGCGACGGTGACGACGCAAACGCAAACCGAAGAAATGCACTCCGCCATCGCTGCAACAAGTGGCGCGCAGACGCCGTTGCACGCTCTCGCCGCTAGCAGTCATGTAATCACGCGCAAACTAAGCACtgctctacaacaacaacaacaagcaatggCAAGCGCTGCTAGCGGCAGCGCAGCGACAACATTGCTCTCACCGCCAACGCAGCAGTCCAATGTGGCGCGCCGCGCCTCACCGCAACGCCCAACTACATTAGTTACTGCCACCACAACGAATGCGTGCACGATTAGTGCCGCACCGCCCACATCTACAGCCACTGCCACAGCCACCGCTGCCCCGCCCTCCACagctgttactgttgttgtttttaaaacatTGTTACCTGATgactga